aatacattaaaaaaacttaGTTTTCATTATAAAATATGGGCCCAAGTGGCTTTTTCTTAGGTCCTGAGATGGCCAGTATGCTCAAGAATTTGTAAATGCCTAGGTAATGTGCTGCCAGGGCtgattttttgaaatattgtagGGGGTGCTACTGGGGCCAAAAGCCACGCCCGCCCACAACACAAAGAGAGGTAATCTCAGATTCCCACTGTGAATTTTTATGCCAGGTTTCAGGGCTCTGCAAGTTTTCTAAGCCATAGATAATTCTACATCCTGTTcatggcaaagaaaaaaaatgccatgaCCACGCCCCTTTGAGTAaggaaaaagtttaaataaaatattttactttgacatATCTTCTTTTTATGAATGCCCAAAgagaaattttgaaaaaccaaaataatcaaaatgacGGTGTTCCTGTTTGTAATATggtatgggtccaagaggcttttttgtagctctttaaagatcctgtaaagtgaaatccaataTTTGGGGCCAATAtttgggctcatgatgtcatgagcccatagtagggaatgaccccgcccctctaacgctacaatataaaatcacagagcagttcatctcagtacagccTGTTGTTAGCTGAAATCACtacctttattgaaagttaacagtcagttaaatgctgttttattgtccattgtgaggtaaatttgccaaatctatcagccacagtggtctatagatcatttaaagcatcataacagagatttgagccagaataCAGacttgtctcttcttctaaggtcaacaaaaggtcaagaggcaggataaTGGCGTGAgcgctttcctcaattcagactgtagcatttttttaaacctgagaagattgtatttctcctgagtgggcgtggcttcatctcattcaataGACACGaacacaccatcctggagcagattttactgcctcatttttcatgattttgaagcttaattttataaactcaagaatgttttatttaactgaaatttgatttaagggttcataacacagtacCCTGTCAtataacaaacctaaatacagattcatttttactttacGGGGTCTTTAAATGATGTATTAGCTGAAGAATgttcaaaatcctaggttaaacctgctgcaagagctgaatttttgaaatattgcAGGGGTTGCCACTGAGCCACAAACCCACATCTTCCAACAATCATCCTATAAATCATCTTGTTTCACTAATGAGTATTTTTgtgccaagtttcatggctttgCAAGTTTTGTGAGCATCAGATAATTCTACGTCCTGTTACATGGCGAATGAAAAATTGTCATGGCCACATCGTTTTAGGTAAGGACTCTTGACCTTCAAATTTGAGTAAGGTCAACTTTGGGGGAGGTGCCTGGTgaaatttcagcaggatttagccaatcttgtaataaacagaaattttttttagtaagcaccagccacttttatcacatgaagAAGCATTTAAATTTGAGGGGCtgccatggccacacctttcgactaatgagaaagTTGTGAATAACTTTTGACCTTAGACATCCCTTCTTGCTCTACACCAAAGATCATATTGTTTTGATGAATGCCCTCAGGCTAGTTTGTTCAAATACAACCCCTAAAATATGCCTCTTTACCAAGAAAATCAAAATGGCCACTTTCCTGTTTGATTTACGAcatgggtccaagaggattttttgtgtGTCCTGGCATGACACTTCTGCccacaaatgtttgaaatcttacattaaacctgctgggggggctgatttttttgaaaagttgtaGGGGGTGTCATTTAACCAATAGGCCACACCCATGTACAAAAGTGATATAGATCAACTCAGCACTCAAAATACAATTTTGTGGTTAAGTTTCATTGCTCTACATAAACCATAAGCCTCTGAAAATGTCTACTTCTTGTTGCATGGTGAACAAAAAATCACCATGGCCATGCCTTTTGACGTAGACGTTTGACCATCAAGTATGTGTAAGGTCAACTTCTTGGGTACAGCCTGAGCAAATTTCAGCATGATTTGACCAACTATGTATTGCAATTTGAAATTCAGCGACTTTCTGTTGCAAGAGGGTAGCACTgcacaatttttcaaaatttaaattagGGATGTGTTCTGGCCAGAACCGTCATGTCATTGTATACCAGAGTTATGGCAGTTCAAAATGTAGGCCAAGACTTTATTGTTTGCCGCCCTGCTGAGGCCACACCCTCTGGCAAAAAGTCACAGATTTTTGCACAGATGTAAATCCACTTCTTTAGGActtcctgacacaaattttaAGTGGATATCTTCAAAGGACTTGTAACAGCCGCTTGTCCTgtaaaccttgacatttcctgtcaccactaggagGTGCTATTATCTATAGGAAATATGATCATATGAACATGTGCAGGCAAAGACCTTCCATAAACACAGGAAGTTTGAGTCAGATTGGACAATGCACGGCTGAGTTATAAACAACTTCTTGTTTGTCAAAAAGTATGCTAATTTGAGGGTTCACCATGGCCATgcctttcgactaatgagaaagTCCTGAATAACTTTTCATCAGCCATGTCTCATTTAGCTGTATGACAAAGTACAAGTCAATTGGATGACATCCCTAGGAGGAGTTCATCTAGATATGACCCCTGGAACTGgccaaaaacacctaattttTTGGCTAATTTATTCTAAATGGTGGATTTCTTGTTGAAGATAGAAACGTGGTCCCACTGggttttttgtagatctccccaagaTGCATCTACACACAAAATGTCTTAAATCTCACGAGAACTGTCTTTCACAGTGTTCTGTAGAAGCACAAAGGGTGGCACTATCGAGGCAATTCTTGGGTGCCAGTTTTAGAAACTTTAGTAACCTCTCATTTTTTCAGAGTTCTACATGTGTGCAAATTTTCACGCAAATTGGTGCACGTTTAATGCCCGAAAAATGGGTGAGAGTGGGGGGAAATGTGATGGACATGATAACAATAGGGCTCTCACACTGGTTAGTGCTCTGGCCCTAATAATGACGAACCTGACCAATTCCAGTAGGATCCTTGCGCCCTCGCTGCTCGGGCCCTATTAATCCTAGCAAATACAATTAGGTCCTTGCACCACCCAGTAATAATGAGGAACCCGACCAATTTCAATAGGGTCCTCACACCCTCGGTGCTTGGGCCCTAATTATAGTAATGTGAGTAAATGTAATAGACACACTATTATTAGGCCTACATTAATATAGAGAGTGCTAGAAGTTAATGGCTTactttaaatgggcaaaatttgagtaaaatcaATGAGCTAAGAATGAACAAGTGTGGAGCCAAATCTCACTTCTAGCTAGCTCGTTTCCACTGCAACAATAGTAGGCTTCTGCTTACAAAGAGACTCAAGTATCAAGCAGCCTCGTAGGCCAGCTCCCCCATAAAACTGAATTGATATTGACTTTCAGCCTTTATTGTACAAGATCAAGATCTTAGTTTTAAAAATACCACTTTAACTCAACTAGCCTATGTCAAAGCCTACACCTCTCACTTTTTGTCTGTTAATTCAGATGAAGTGTTAATtctggcttttatttttgataggGTCAGATGTTTCCACATTGAGTAGATCAAACACTACACTCCAGGGAATGGAAGAGAAGAAATACGACCCGCTGGATACCACCCTAAAGTTTGTCCAAAGGCGGGACGACTTGGATCCAGTCTGTAAGattaccttttatttttttagcaaaCAGGAataattctttgtttttatttgctgttCCACAATACCTGACActtaattttgacaaaaaaacaaactaataaagGTATTTTTATGTTCCCTTAGCCTCAGAAGACGACTCAGGCCTCAGAGCAGAGATGTCCTGTGGTCACGCTGTCAGTCCTGATTCTCTTACACAGTGGTGCATCAGCCTGCTCAAGCAGGTTaacattttcatgtcatttacAATTAATCGGCTGCTTTCTAAAGCAGTTTATCTTTGTCTGTCGTCTTTGTTTCTGAACTGGTTCTTCTCTTTGTTATTTGAAGGGGAAATACAAATTCAGATGCCCTGCATTGGTAGAAGGTACTAAACAGTGCAATAAACAGTGGTCATACAAGGAGGTCTGCAGACTGGCGGATTTGTCTCCAGAGGAGATGGAGTACTTTGAATCGACGGTGGCTCGCCTGGCTGTTGCAGATAACTATGACATCAAGCCAGTAAGCAGTCTATTGTTTCTGACATTAAACTTGACATTATACTCTCATTTTACCTAAACTGATTAAACAATATTGAgagtgctgtttttattcttattagtGCCCAAGTTGCAGAACAAATGTGGAGAGGAAAGATCTCTCCAACCTGTGTGTGCGCTGCACCATCTGTACAGCCGATCTGAAGAAGACCTATGACTTTTGCTGGCAGTGTCTTAGAAAGTGGAAAGGCTCAGGCCCACGGTCTGACCGCTGTGACAACGATGGCTGCATCAACAGGGATCTGCAGCTTCTGCAGACATGTGGGAGCATCAGCCTGCCTGATGTGAAGGGGGTCACTGACTGCCCATCAGTGCGAGCCTGTCCCACATGTGGCATGATGGTGAAACACAGTCGAGCCTACTGCAAAAACATCTACTGTCCTCGCTGCCATGTTAAGTTCTGTTTTGTCTGCTTGAAACTAAAGCGTGTATGTATTAAAACGAGCTCACCATATGAAATCTGTCCCAGTGGTGTGGCTCCTAGACAGACTTCCATCCCCCAGTGGCACAGGAAATGAGGAGAAATGTCAGCCATGGACAGATTTTAtcagacaacaaaaacagtatGTATGTAAAATATTCACATTCAGCAGAACATTCTTagattaaagaaaaatgcatatttttgtattaagtcATAGAGTGTGACCAAAAATCCAATAtatcttttaacaaaaaaaaaaaaacaaaaacaaaaacaaaaaaacacaccagagcCAATTAATGCTGGCATGCTGCCACAGCCAAAAATAGTGTTTGCTTCACTCACTTGGCCCCAACCACCTGGATCCCTGACCTTATGCcaagcacaaacacagactccCCCTAGTGTTCAGTTATACTCATAATGCAAAATCATCAGTTGGTTTTGACCAAAAGCACCAGGACATTTTTCCTCCAAGAACTAAAGTCTGCATTTCCACCAGGGCCTAAAGTCCTGGGAATACTAAGAGAATCAGGCATCCTGATGCAGCCAGGtttctttaaaatgatcatCTGGTATTAGATTATTAAGACTTCAATGCCAGGGGTCTTTTATGTAACACACTAAATGTGattgtctttttgtttgttttcagacacagcatttgtcattttaaaaggcaaaaacctcgGCCTACGgcctgagatgcagaaaactagtcagaggtgCTGGCAGGACTGGATTCAATGAGATTCCGTGCAGCTGTGCACAcggtggttaaattcttcatcttaaaaaaaagaaaaaccaaaattagacaaaaaaatccctctccttcagtcttaaaaagcatgcagtctgtatcagacTCTTTTTGGAAAGCATATTTGAAAAGCTGAGGTGATGAGCTACGCTGCTGTGCGCTCTGCTCTGCTGTGCGTCTTCTTAATTTCTGTATCATCTGCATGGAACACTTCAATAACTAGAAGCTAAAAGAGGCCTGGGTTAAGTGCATGACATGTCACCTGTGGGCCAATGAAGCTTGCACTCCAGGAGTGCCATACACCTGTCACCACTGTCTGTCTGACACTGACACTAACAAACTAGGCACATACAacccacacacaaactcacCCACACCTACGTTCAGTTGTTGAAGCCAGTGTATGTATCacattttgtttacttttattatttctacattttagtgttacacaaacacacactaatgTTTGATTGTTGAAGCTAGTGCAAAGTTGCACCTTTTGTACagtttattattaaaaatgttcagatgTTAGAGTAGTTTAAGTCCTGTACTCTGCAGAACCACAGCaattttgtttaaaagtttTGAACAAAAAGCTTTCAATATCTTAAATCATTGTCATGGTCCTTATTTCATAACGTTACATTTCACCCCAGGGTACGTATGTTACAACTGACCCAGACTACGGGGTCAATTGTAACATTTCACTCCTTGTATTTGAGATTAAGCCAtgcattttctgtttgtgttgccTCAGGCATTTTCTAGGCCATTTATTAGCAGACACGTGAAGCTAGTTTGTATAGCAGTTTGAACACACTGGGTTAAAAGAGTTCAAAGTTAGagacagaaatgtcaaaaatgttacAACTGTCCCTGGTCTCCCCTGccatatttaactcatttattgcatcatattacaTCCTTTTCTTGTTATAATTATAGAAATATCATTataaattagtgaaaatttgtattttaaacacctaagtatgtaaatattgaaaatgaaaataaactttttttattttccttcttttttcttaaatgtctCATGGGCTGCCATTTGGCGGATGGCTGTCTTATTGTCGGTGCatcttttcctaccacactttttccttccactcaactttctatgaatacgTTTGGatgcagcactctgtgaacaaccagtttctttagcaatgaccttttgtgtcttaccctccttgaggagggtgtcaatgactgtcttctggacatctgtcaggtcaacagtcttccccatgattgtgtagcctactgacccagactgagagaccatttaaaggctcaggaaacctttgcaggtgttttgagttaattagatgattagggtgtgacactatgactttccaatattgaactttttcacaatattctaattttctgggacactgaattttgtgttttcaataTCTGTaggccataatcatcaacatttcaagaaataaagccttgaagtatttcactctatgtgtaatgagtctatataatatatgggtttcactttcagaaatgagtgacaaaaaatattgaactttttcatgatattctaattttttgagatgtacctgtatacaCCAGCCTTCACTCATATAGGGGGAGAATAAGTACAATGGGACACTTCATGAGTATCTGCCTTCTGGGACAATTTCATAAACTCCAATACAAAAGCTCTGACttcatacatttttgtaaatttcaaCTAATTTCCTGCAGCAtgcagaggaaaacaaaatataagacaaaaataaataaatatacaacAGCAGTAAAGGCTAGCTTTATGTCTGTATTCCATTGTTTTGATTTCATAATTAATTTTGCATAAGTGAGAAAAGCTGTCAATAGTGACCTACCTAGTTTGCACTACaagtgatcccagaatgctttgagaGTAGCACAGAGAATAAGCCTGGAAGGCTTTTTTAAGTGTTCTCCTTCATATGAAATTCACCAGGGAAAAGAAAAcattggtttactgtttagcAAATACACTGTATGTATGAAGTGTCATTTTTGTTGAATAGATGCCAAAGAAGTGAACAGTGTAGCTGTTTTTCTCCTTACATCATcttttgtttctgttcattgacagccccctggtggctgaaTTCACACACTGTGTGTTTAATgtaacaaaagtaaaattgtattTCTGAATAATGCCAGACTGGGTTGCAGCTACAAATGCATTTATGTGTTCATTATTTAAGTGCTGCAGGTGGTAAAAAATGGAGTTTGTTTGGTGTGATTTACACTGAGACAGTGGTCAGTTAAATCAGAGCTGGAGGTGAAGGTACACCACACAGCAGAGCCAAAGTGGCACGTTTCAATTCATTTAA
This genomic stretch from Cheilinus undulatus linkage group 22, ASM1832078v1, whole genome shotgun sequence harbors:
- the LOC121504610 gene encoding uncharacterized protein LOC121504610; translated protein: MEEKKYDPLDTTLKFVQRRDDLDPVSSEDDSGLRAEMSCGHAVSPDSLTQWCISLLKQGKYKFRCPALVEGTKQCNKQWSYKEVCRLADLSPEEMEYFESTVARLAVADNYDIKPCPSCRTNVERKDLSNLCVRCTICTADLKKTYDFCWQCLRKWKGSGPRSDRCDNDGCINRDLQLLQTCGSISLPDVKGVTDCPSVRACPTCGMMVKHSRAYCKNIYCPRCHVKFCFVCLKLKRVCIKTSSPYEICPSGVAPRQTSIPQWHRK